One segment of Streptomyces sp. YIM 121038 DNA contains the following:
- a CDS encoding AGE family epimerase/isomerase yields the protein MSAPAVLPFSFSDLSTGYVTGRLGSRFTLTTPDGREVLIHLSAATTGQRLRNLGEPYQDVTGQLADLLTPGTYVFVYGPIYPAGSGLVYQADRVVIAGGAGAVPPWQERGWWTRQLTELACFYRRSQFGAGAVDFAEYRTEIHGSGHKTTQHVQETDTLSRLVYGMASAYLLTGNEDFLDVAERGSRYLHEHLRFHDPDEGIVYWYHGVDVAGPVERKLFASEFGDDYRAIPAYEQIYALVGLAQTYRVTGAPRIKQDLEATVKLFDTAFYDPRLGGYFSHIDPVTLSPHHDSLGPNRSRKNWNSVGDHAPAYLINLYLATGEERYRRMLEHTFDMIVTHLPDRSRDRSVFVNERFHADWTPDHDWGWQQNRAVVGHNLKIVWNLMRMHAVLPKREYRQLAEQLAAQLPAVGRDGQRGGWYDVLEREAEDGRHAFAWHDRKTWWQQEQAILAYLVLAGATGQDTYTRHADEAAAFYNAFFLDHDEGGVHFTVLASGIPYLLGNERLKGSHAMAMYHKAELCYLAEVYTRLLVRGEPLDLWFKPHADADFPDNLLRVAPDLLPPGRVELEHVLIDGAPYSDFDAEELTVRLPRRARRMTVQVRLRPAPARP from the coding sequence ATGAGCGCGCCCGCCGTGCTGCCGTTCTCCTTCTCCGACCTGAGCACCGGCTACGTCACCGGCCGGCTCGGCAGCCGCTTCACCCTCACCACCCCCGACGGCCGCGAGGTGCTGATCCATCTGAGCGCCGCCACCACCGGCCAGCGCCTGCGCAACCTCGGCGAGCCCTACCAGGACGTCACCGGGCAGCTGGCCGACCTGCTCACCCCGGGCACCTACGTGTTCGTCTACGGGCCCATCTACCCCGCGGGCAGCGGCCTGGTCTACCAGGCCGACCGGGTGGTCATCGCCGGCGGGGCGGGCGCGGTGCCGCCCTGGCAGGAGCGCGGCTGGTGGACGCGCCAGCTCACGGAGCTGGCCTGCTTCTACCGGCGCTCGCAGTTCGGCGCGGGCGCCGTCGACTTCGCCGAGTACCGCACCGAGATCCACGGCAGCGGCCACAAGACCACCCAGCACGTCCAGGAGACCGACACCCTCTCCCGCCTGGTCTACGGCATGGCCAGCGCCTACCTGCTCACCGGCAACGAGGACTTCCTGGACGTCGCCGAGCGCGGCTCGCGCTATCTGCACGAGCACCTGCGCTTCCATGACCCGGACGAGGGCATCGTGTACTGGTACCACGGCGTGGACGTGGCCGGGCCGGTGGAACGCAAGCTGTTCGCCTCGGAGTTCGGCGACGACTACCGCGCCATCCCCGCCTACGAGCAGATCTACGCGCTGGTCGGGCTGGCCCAGACCTACCGCGTCACCGGCGCCCCGCGCATCAAGCAGGACCTGGAGGCGACCGTCAAGCTCTTCGACACCGCCTTTTACGACCCGCGCCTGGGCGGCTACTTCTCCCACATCGACCCGGTCACCCTCAGCCCCCACCACGACAGCCTGGGCCCCAACCGCTCGCGCAAGAACTGGAACTCGGTGGGCGACCACGCCCCCGCCTACCTGATCAACCTGTACCTGGCCACCGGCGAGGAACGCTACCGGCGCATGCTGGAGCACACCTTCGACATGATCGTCACCCATCTGCCCGACCGCTCCCGCGACCGCAGCGTCTTCGTCAACGAGCGCTTCCACGCCGACTGGACGCCCGACCACGACTGGGGCTGGCAGCAGAACCGCGCGGTCGTCGGCCACAACCTGAAGATCGTGTGGAACCTGATGCGGATGCACGCCGTGCTGCCCAAACGCGAATACCGCCAGCTCGCCGAGCAGCTGGCCGCCCAGCTGCCGGCCGTGGGCCGCGACGGGCAGCGCGGGGGCTGGTACGACGTCCTGGAGCGCGAGGCCGAGGACGGCCGGCACGCCTTCGCCTGGCACGACCGCAAGACCTGGTGGCAGCAGGAGCAGGCCATCCTCGCCTACCTGGTCCTGGCCGGCGCCACCGGCCAGGACACCTACACGCGCCACGCGGACGAGGCGGCCGCCTTCTACAACGCCTTCTTCCTCGACCACGACGAGGGCGGCGTCCACTTCACCGTCCTGGCCAGCGGCATCCCCTACCTGCTGGGCAACGAACGCCTCAAGGGCAGCCACGCCATGGCGATGTACCACAAGGCCGAACTGTGCTACCTCGCCGAGGTCTACACCCGGCTGCTGGTGCGCGGCGAGCCGCTGGACCTGTGGTTCAAGCCGCACGCCGACGCCGACTTCCCCGACAACCTGCTGCGGGTGGCCCCCGACCTGCTGCCGCCCGGCCGCGTCGAACTCGAGCACGTCCTGATCGACGGCGCGCCCTACAGCGACTTCGACGCCGAGGAGCTGACCGTGCGCCTGCCCCGGCGCGCCCGGCGCATGACCGTCCAGGTCCGCCTGCGCCCCGCCCCCGCCCGCCCCTGA
- a CDS encoding DJ-1/PfpI family protein produces MGIVKPLPTGRLAGKRLGILLESGYVEEEIAYYQRRFAEDGAEVTLLTRLWGLSSITFTGQGHQAPLTVEGDLEAVDFHELLQYSALIVPSGLVAERLRYSEDVEQISPALELLRRAFRVPSVLKAFSCHGLQLLSAAPELLRDRPVTCHNNVAGDVRNMGAVYLNQDLVVDRDLITSRTVEHCHLLARTVIERLDIPARAAA; encoded by the coding sequence ATGGGAATCGTCAAGCCCCTGCCCACCGGCCGGCTCGCCGGCAAGCGCCTGGGCATCCTGCTGGAAAGCGGCTACGTCGAGGAGGAGATCGCCTACTACCAGCGCCGCTTCGCCGAGGACGGGGCCGAGGTGACGCTGCTGACCCGTCTGTGGGGGCTGTCGTCGATCACCTTCACCGGCCAGGGCCACCAGGCGCCGCTCACCGTCGAGGGCGACCTGGAGGCGGTCGACTTCCACGAACTGCTGCAGTACTCGGCGCTGATCGTGCCCTCCGGGCTGGTCGCGGAGCGGCTGCGCTACAGCGAGGACGTGGAGCAGATCTCGCCCGCCCTGGAGCTGCTGCGCCGCGCCTTTCGGGTGCCCAGTGTCCTCAAGGCGTTCTCCTGCCACGGCCTGCAGCTGCTCTCGGCCGCCCCCGAGCTGCTCCGTGACCGGCCGGTGACCTGCCACAACAACGTGGCCGGCGATGTGCGCAACATGGGCGCGGTCTACCTCAACCAGGACCTGGTCGTGGACCGCGACCTGATCACCTCGCGCACGGTCGAGCACTGCCATCTGCTGGCCCGCACCGTCATCGAGCGCCTGGACATCCCGGCGAGGGCGGCCGCATGA
- a CDS encoding nuclear transport factor 2 family protein, which produces MSPLRTPPAEHTATAAIGQLVTDWYRALDRHDPLPVLSALVTDDVVLHLPEGAVHGHSGLAQWYEAVTHRFFDEEHTLASLEVRLAAGPCAEVDLVVNWQTKVWQAPAARSTWLGFDAHQRWTVAHDGARWRIRTYTVTALAPMPGSPPL; this is translated from the coding sequence ATGTCCCCCCTGCGGACCCCTCCCGCCGAGCACACCGCCACGGCGGCGATCGGCCAGCTGGTCACCGACTGGTACCGGGCGCTGGACCGGCACGATCCGCTGCCGGTGCTGAGCGCGCTGGTCACCGACGACGTGGTGCTGCATCTGCCCGAGGGCGCGGTGCACGGCCACAGCGGTCTGGCCCAGTGGTACGAGGCCGTCACCCACCGCTTCTTCGACGAGGAGCACACCCTGGCCTCGCTGGAGGTGCGCCTGGCGGCGGGCCCCTGCGCGGAGGTGGACCTCGTCGTGAACTGGCAGACCAAGGTGTGGCAGGCGCCCGCCGCGCGCAGCACCTGGCTGGGCTTCGATGCCCACCAGCGCTGGACGGTGGCCCATGACGGCGCCCGCTGGCGCATCCGCACCTACACCGTCACCGCGCTGGCCCCGATGCCCGGCTCGCCGCCGCTGTAG
- a CDS encoding thiamine pyrophosphate-binding protein, which produces MSARPAKAAVFEQLAADGVRHLFGNPGTVEQGLLDLAGDSEVGYVLALHESVAVAMADGYARAAQRPGVVQLHSAVGLGNAVGMLYQARRGGSPLVVLAGEAGVRYAALDAQMAADLVAIAQPVTKYAARVLDASSVLRELRRAVKIAMTPPRGPVLVVLPADVLEQPTAEPAVPASVPHTRAVPEPAALARAAALLAGGARPLILMGDGVAASGAQQALTRVAEALGAPVWGVNSSEVNFDATHRLFGGLLGHMFGADSARVVGGADAVLIVGTYVFPEVFPELASPFAQGAAIVHIDADAYEIAKNFPVDLGLAADPALALDALAEHLAGLPGRAGGAREPQAAHAPTAAAPVQGRGRARQADGAGSLMECFARELAAQAPPGLVVFDEALTACAPLLRHLPPRRAGGYFQTRGGSLGVGIPGALGAKLARPELPVVAFTGDGASMYTIQALWSAARYRIGAKFVICNNRRYQLLDDNIERYWAELGIAPRAHPEAFDLSGPDIDFTALAGALGVPGRRVDKPGQVPGAVRALLAHRGPYLVDLDTA; this is translated from the coding sequence ATGTCCGCCAGGCCCGCCAAGGCCGCGGTGTTCGAGCAGCTGGCCGCCGACGGGGTGCGTCATCTGTTCGGCAATCCCGGCACGGTCGAGCAGGGCCTGCTGGACCTCGCCGGTGACAGCGAGGTCGGCTATGTGCTGGCCCTGCACGAGAGCGTCGCGGTGGCCATGGCCGACGGCTACGCGCGCGCCGCCCAGCGCCCCGGTGTCGTCCAGCTGCACAGCGCGGTGGGCCTGGGCAACGCGGTCGGCATGCTGTACCAGGCCCGGCGCGGCGGTTCGCCGCTGGTGGTCCTGGCCGGGGAGGCCGGGGTGCGCTATGCGGCGCTTGACGCGCAGATGGCCGCCGATCTGGTGGCCATCGCGCAGCCGGTGACCAAGTACGCCGCCCGGGTCCTGGACGCCTCCTCGGTGCTGCGGGAGCTGCGCCGGGCGGTGAAGATCGCCATGACGCCGCCGCGCGGCCCGGTCCTGGTGGTGCTGCCCGCCGACGTGCTGGAGCAGCCCACCGCCGAGCCGGCGGTGCCCGCCTCCGTCCCGCACACCCGTGCCGTGCCCGAGCCGGCCGCCCTGGCGCGGGCGGCCGCGCTGCTGGCGGGCGGGGCGCGCCCGCTGATCCTGATGGGTGACGGCGTCGCGGCCAGCGGCGCCCAGCAGGCCCTGACGCGCGTCGCGGAGGCGCTGGGCGCGCCGGTGTGGGGGGTGAACTCCTCCGAGGTGAACTTCGATGCCACCCATCGGCTGTTCGGCGGGCTGCTCGGGCACATGTTCGGCGCCGACAGTGCGCGGGTGGTGGGCGGCGCGGACGCGGTCCTGATCGTGGGCACCTATGTGTTCCCCGAGGTCTTCCCCGAGCTGGCAAGCCCCTTCGCGCAGGGCGCGGCGATCGTGCACATCGACGCCGACGCCTATGAGATCGCCAAGAACTTCCCGGTCGATCTGGGGCTCGCCGCCGATCCCGCGCTGGCCCTTGACGCCCTCGCCGAGCACCTCGCCGGGCTGCCGGGGCGGGCGGGGGGCGCACGCGAGCCGCAGGCCGCGCACGCGCCCACCGCCGCCGCCCCGGTCCAGGGGCGCGGGCGGGCCCGGCAGGCGGACGGGGCGGGGTCGTTGATGGAGTGTTTCGCCCGGGAGCTGGCCGCCCAGGCCCCGCCCGGCCTGGTGGTGTTCGACGAGGCGCTGACCGCCTGCGCCCCGCTGCTGCGCCATCTGCCGCCGCGGCGGGCGGGAGGCTACTTCCAGACCCGCGGCGGCTCGCTGGGGGTGGGCATCCCCGGCGCCCTGGGCGCCAAACTGGCCCGCCCCGAGCTGCCGGTGGTGGCCTTCACCGGCGACGGGGCGAGCATGTACACCATCCAGGCGCTGTGGAGCGCGGCCCGCTACCGCATCGGCGCCAAGTTCGTGATCTGCAACAACCGCCGCTACCAGCTGCTGGACGACAACATCGAGCGGTACTGGGCCGAGCTGGGCATCGCTCCGCGCGCCCACCCCGAGGCCTTCGACCTGTCCGGGCCGGACATCGACTTCACCGCCCTGGCCGGCGCCCTGGGCGTGCCGGGGCGGCGGGTGGACAAGCCCGGCCAGGTGCCCGGCGCCGTGCGCGCCCTGCTCGCCCACCGGGGTCCCTACCTGGTGGACCTCGACACCGCCTAG